CCGACGGCTCGTACGTGTACCTGGCGATGGAGTACGTCGCGGGCTGCACCCTGCGCGACGTGCTGCGCGAGCGCGGGGCCCTGCAGCCGCGCGCCGCCCTGGACATCCTGGAGCCGGTGCTGGCCGCGCTGGGCGCCGCGCACCGCGCCGGGTTCGTGCACCGCGACATGAAGCCCGAGAACGTCCTCATAGGTGACGACGGCCGGGTCAAGGTCGCCGACTTCGGACTCGTCCGGGCCGTGGACACGGTGACGAACACCACCGGCACCGTCCTCGGCACGGTCGCGTACCTCGCCCCGGAGCAGATAGAGGACGGCACCGCCGATCCCCGCGTCGACGTGTACGCGTGCGGCGTGATGCTGTACGAGATGCTGACCGGCGACAAGCCGCACGACGGGGACTCCCCCGCGGTGATCCTCTACAAGCACCTGCACGAGGACGTGCCGCCGCCCTCGGCCGCCGTGCCCGGTCTGGCCTACGAGCTGGACGAGCTGGTCGCGTCGGCGACCGCACGCAACCCCGATCTGCGCCCGTACGACGCCGTGGCTCTGCTCGCGCAGACCCGTCAGTCGCGCGAGGAACTCGGCGCGGACCAGCTGGACGCGCTGCCGCCGCAGGCGGTCGTCCTGGAGCACGACAACGCCGACGACCGTACGAGTGTGATCCCGCGCTCGTTGACGGTGCCGCGGCTCCTGCCCGTCAACGAGGACGCCGAGCCGGTGGTGCACCGCACCAGCCGGCTGGAGACACCGCCTCCGCCACCACCCCGGCGGCGACTGCCGCGCCGTGGTGCCGTCTCGATCGTCGTCGCCCTGCTGCTGGTCCTCGGCGTCGGCGCGGGCGTCTGGTACATCAACTCCGGCCAGTTCACCAAGGTCCCGCCGTTGCTGGCGAAGACCGAGGCGCAGGCCCACGACCAGCTGGAGAAGGCCGGTCTCGAGGTCGGCAAGGTCAGTCACGCCCACAGCGACACCGTCAAGCGCGGCACGATCATCGGCACCGACCCCGGGCCGGGCGCCCGTATCCGCGTCAACGACTCCGTGTCGTTCACCATCTCCGACGGCCCCGAGACCGTGCGGGTGCCCGCCCTGGCGGGGCAGAAGCTGGACAAGGCGCGGGACCAGCTGAGGGAGGACGGGCTGGAGCCGGGCATGGTCACCCGGGAGTTCAGCGAGGACGTGCCGCGCGGCTCGGTGGTCTCCGCGCGTCCGGCGGACGGCACGAAGGTGCGCGCGGGCACGGCCGTAGCGCTGGTCGTCAGCAAGGGCAGCCCCATCGACATTCCCGACGTCACCGGCTCGGACGAGGCAGACGCGCGGTCCGAGCTGCGGGACGCCGGTCTCAAGGTGAAGATCGCCACCGAGCGGGTCAACTCCTCCGAGTACGACAAGGGCCAGGTCGTCCGGCAGACGCCGAAGTCCGGCGGCCGGGCGGCCGAGGGCGACACGGTGACGCTGACGCTGTCGAAGGGCCCCGAGATGATCGAGGTCCCCGACGTGGTCGGCGACAGCGTCGACGACGCCAAGCGGAAGCTGGAGGGCGCCGGGTTCCAGGTCGACGAGGACCGCGGTCTGCTCGGCCTGTTCGGCGACGAGGTCAAGAGCCAGTCCGTCGAGGGCGGCGAGAGTGCGCCCAAGGGCTCGACGATCACCATCAAGATCAGGTGACGGGCACGGGCGCAGGCCAGTGGCCGGAGCAGGGCCGGACGCATGACACCCTGAACGGGTGAACAGTCAGCTGTCCGGCCCCTCCCGCAACCCCGTGGGCGGCCACGTCCCCGTGGCCGGTGGGCTCCATTCCGTAGGCCTGTCGTACGCCCGTGACCTGAAGGCGGAGGCCGTCCAGGTCTTCGTCGCCAACCCGCGCGGCTGGGCCACGCCGACCGGGAACCCGAAGCAGGACGAGGCGTTCCGCGCGGCGTGCGCGGCCGAGTCGATCCCGGCGTACGTGCACGCCCCCTACCTGATCAACTTCGGCTCGCACACCGAGGCGACCGTGGAGCGGTCGGTGGAGTCGCTGCGGCACTCGCTGCGGCGCGGGCGGAAGATCGGGGCGCTGGGCGTGGTCGTGCACACCGGCAGCGCGACCGGCGGCCGGGAGCGGTCCGTGGCGCTGAAGCAGGTACGGGAGCACCTGCTGCCGCTGCTGGACGAACTGACCCACGACGACGACCCGTTCCTGCTGCTGGAGTCGACCGCCGGCCAGGGCGCCTCCCTGTGCTCGCGGACATGGGACTTCGGCCCGTACTTCGAGGCGCTGGACGCCCACCCGATGCTCGGCGTGTGCCTGGACACCTGCCACATCTTCGCCGCCGGGCACGACCTGACCGGCCCCAGCGGCATGCACCGGACGCTGGACCTGCTGGTGGACACGGTCGGCGAGGGCCGGCTGAAGCTGATCCACGCCAACGACTCCAAGGACGTGGCCGGCGCCCACAAGGACCGGCACGAGAACATCGGCGTCGGCCACATCGGCGAGGACCCGTTCCGGGCCCTGATGACGCACCCCGCGACCGAGGGCGTGCCGCTGATCATCGAGACGCCGGGCGGCAAGCAGGGGCACGCGGCCGACGTGGAGCGGCTGAAGAAGCTGCGCGACGGCTGAGCGCGTCAGAGGTCGGGGCCGTCCCCGGGCTCCTCCTGGTACGAGTAGCGCTGCTCCTGCCAGGGGTCGCCGATGTTGTGGTAGCCGCGCTCCTCCCAGAAGCCCCGCCGGTCGGCGGTCATGTACTCCACGCCGCGCACCCACTTCGGGCCCTTCCACGCATAGAGGCGGGGCACGATCAGGCGCAGCGGGAAGCCGTGCTCGGCGGTGAGCAGCTCGCCGTCCTTGTGCGTGGCGAACAGAACCTGCTCGTCGGCGAAATCGGACAGCCGGAGGTTGGAGCTGAAGCCGTACTCGGCCCACACCATCACATGGGTGACATCGTCCGCGGGCGGGGCGAGGTCGAGGACCGTGCGCGCGGGGATGCCGCCCCACTCCGCGCCCAGCATGCTGAACTTCGTCACGCAGTGCAGATCGGCCACGACGGTGGTGTGGGGCAGGGCCGTGAACTCCTCGTGGGTCCAGCAGTGCTTGCCGCCGCCGGCGGTGGCGCCGAAGACCCGGAACTCCCAGCGCTCGGGCCGGAACTTGGGGACGGGCCCGTAGTGCGTGACCGGCCAGCCGCGTTGCAGCCGCTGTCCCGGGGGCAGCTCCGGCTGCGTCGCTCCTGCTGAATCGCGCCCTTCTCCCGGTTCGTGTTCCAGCGGCTGACCCATGACTCCATCCTGACAGACCCTGGGTGATGCCCCTGACCGGACCCACTTCGAAACGGGACAAACCGAACTAAGCATGCCCTTACTTAGTAAGTGGAGACTTACTGGACGATCTTCTTCACCAGTGGAATCATGCGGCGCATCTTGCCAGTTCCCCCCGCGCGGAAGGAGCCTCTGCGATGCAGGGCGACCCCGAGGTCCTCGAATTCCTCAACGAGCAGTTGACCGGCGAGCTGACGGCGATCAACCAGTACTGGCTGCACTACCGGATCCAGGACAACAAAGGCTGGACCAAGCTCGCCAAGTACACGCGTGAAGAGTCCATCGATGAGATGAAGCACGCGGACAAGATCACCGAGCGCATCCTCATGCTGGACGGCCTGCCCAATTACCAGCGGCTCTTCCACGTACGCGTCGGCCAGACGGTCACCGAGATGTTCCAGGCGGACCGGCAGGTCGAGGTCGAGGCGATCGACCGGCTCAAGCGCGGTGTCGAGGTGATGCGCAGCAAGGGCGACATCACGTCCGCGAACCTCTTCGAGTCGATCCTCGAGGACGAGGAGCACCACATCGACTATCTGGACACGCAGCTGGAGCTGATCGACAAGCTCGGCGAGGCGCTGTACCTCGCGCAGCAGATCGAGCAGCCGAGCTAGGGCCCCTGCCGTCAGGCGGCGTCTTCCAGTTCGGCGAGCACCGGCTCGCCCCGTTCGGCCAGATCGCGGCGAGGGCATGCTCCCCTGCCCAGAATCGCCTGGATGCGGCGCACACAGGACCCGCAGTCCGTGCCCGCCTTGCAGGCGGAGGCTATCTGGCGGGGGGTGCAGGCGCC
This is a stretch of genomic DNA from Streptomyces hawaiiensis. It encodes these proteins:
- the pknB gene encoding Stk1 family PASTA domain-containing Ser/Thr kinase, which gives rise to MDTTLQDPLVGQVLDGRYRIDARIAVGGMATVYRAVDTRLDRVLALKVMHPALAVDASFVERFIREAKSVARLAHPNVVQVFDQGTDGSYVYLAMEYVAGCTLRDVLRERGALQPRAALDILEPVLAALGAAHRAGFVHRDMKPENVLIGDDGRVKVADFGLVRAVDTVTNTTGTVLGTVAYLAPEQIEDGTADPRVDVYACGVMLYEMLTGDKPHDGDSPAVILYKHLHEDVPPPSAAVPGLAYELDELVASATARNPDLRPYDAVALLAQTRQSREELGADQLDALPPQAVVLEHDNADDRTSVIPRSLTVPRLLPVNEDAEPVVHRTSRLETPPPPPPRRRLPRRGAVSIVVALLLVLGVGAGVWYINSGQFTKVPPLLAKTEAQAHDQLEKAGLEVGKVSHAHSDTVKRGTIIGTDPGPGARIRVNDSVSFTISDGPETVRVPALAGQKLDKARDQLREDGLEPGMVTREFSEDVPRGSVVSARPADGTKVRAGTAVALVVSKGSPIDIPDVTGSDEADARSELRDAGLKVKIATERVNSSEYDKGQVVRQTPKSGGRAAEGDTVTLTLSKGPEMIEVPDVVGDSVDDAKRKLEGAGFQVDEDRGLLGLFGDEVKSQSVEGGESAPKGSTITIKIR
- a CDS encoding deoxyribonuclease IV codes for the protein MNSQLSGPSRNPVGGHVPVAGGLHSVGLSYARDLKAEAVQVFVANPRGWATPTGNPKQDEAFRAACAAESIPAYVHAPYLINFGSHTEATVERSVESLRHSLRRGRKIGALGVVVHTGSATGGRERSVALKQVREHLLPLLDELTHDDDPFLLLESTAGQGASLCSRTWDFGPYFEALDAHPMLGVCLDTCHIFAAGHDLTGPSGMHRTLDLLVDTVGEGRLKLIHANDSKDVAGAHKDRHENIGVGHIGEDPFRALMTHPATEGVPLIIETPGGKQGHAADVERLKKLRDG
- a CDS encoding sulfite oxidase-like oxidoreductase produces the protein MGQPLEHEPGEGRDSAGATQPELPPGQRLQRGWPVTHYGPVPKFRPERWEFRVFGATAGGGKHCWTHEEFTALPHTTVVADLHCVTKFSMLGAEWGGIPARTVLDLAPPADDVTHVMVWAEYGFSSNLRLSDFADEQVLFATHKDGELLTAEHGFPLRLIVPRLYAWKGPKWVRGVEYMTADRRGFWEERGYHNIGDPWQEQRYSYQEEPGDGPDL
- the bfr gene encoding bacterioferritin — its product is MQGDPEVLEFLNEQLTGELTAINQYWLHYRIQDNKGWTKLAKYTREESIDEMKHADKITERILMLDGLPNYQRLFHVRVGQTVTEMFQADRQVEVEAIDRLKRGVEVMRSKGDITSANLFESILEDEEHHIDYLDTQLELIDKLGEALYLAQQIEQPS
- a CDS encoding (2Fe-2S)-binding protein, translating into MNRVYVCSCFGITEQQVKQHADGGACTPRQIASACKAGTDCGSCVRRIQAILGRGACPRRDLAERGEPVLAELEDAA